Proteins encoded together in one Coffea arabica cultivar ET-39 chromosome 2c, Coffea Arabica ET-39 HiFi, whole genome shotgun sequence window:
- the LOC113727531 gene encoding GDSL esterase/lipase 2-like, with the protein MKMTKEYRIKLNLANSCSQLCLAVVLVVLASLTISADCFHHDDHYPEAIAALFVFGDSLIDPGNNNYINTSTRFQANFPPYGESFFKYPSGRFCDGRVITDFIAEYAKLPFIPPYLQIGYQYQLAYGANFASAGAGALVETYPGSVVDLKTQLWHFNEAEKLLISNIGRRGAERIVSNSVYLFSIGANDYFSDSTKSNIFKSFTPEDYVAMVVGNITAALEEIYKKGGRKFGVVNMPPLGCAPVYRAADLAAGGTGECNGQVTALAKLHNVLLSKRLEHLQKQLKSFRYSYFDFFAVFVDLFDNPLKYGFKEVKSACCGSGPFRGTNSCGGRWGIKEYELCGNPQDYSFFDSVHPTQAANQQFAELIWAGPSNVTGPYNLKSLFQLSL; encoded by the exons ATGAAGATGACGAAAGAATATAGAATTAAGCTTAACCTGGCTAATTCGTGTAGCCAACTCTGCTTAGCAGTAGTATTAGTTGTCCTTGCAAGTCTAACAATCTCAGCGGATTGTTTCCATCATGATGATCATTATCCGGAAGCCATTGCTGCTCTCTTCGTCTTTGGTGATTCACTTATTGATCCTGGGAATAACAACTACATCAACACAAGTACACGTTTCCAGGCCAACTTTCCCCCATACGGAGAATCATTCTTCAAATATCCATCGGGAAGGTTTTGCGACGGCCGTGTAATTACGGATTTTATTG CTGAATACGCAAAGCTCCCTTTCATTCCACCTTATCTCCAAATTGGCTACCAATATCAGCTGGCTTATGGTGCAAACTTTGCATCTGCTGGCGCTGGTGCTCTAGTTGAAACCTATCCCGGATCG GTTGTCGACCTTAAAACGCAGTTGTGGCATTTCAACGAGGCTGAAAAACTATTGATTTCGAATATCGGTAGAAGAGGAGCAGAACGAATCGTATCCAATTCTGTGTACTTGTTTAGCATAGGGGCAAATGATTACTTCAGCGATtcaacaaaatccaacatatTTAAGTCGTTTACCCCGGAGGATTATGTAGCAATGGTGGTTGGCAACATTACAGCTGCTCTCGAg GAAATATACAAGAAAGGTGGGAGAAAATTTGGAGTTGTAAATATGCCGCCTCTAGGCTGTGCACCAGTCTATAGAGCTGCCGATTTGGCTGCTGGAGGGACTGGAGAGTGCAATGGACAGGTGACAGCTTTGGCCAAGTTACACAATGTCTTACTTTCCAAAAGACTCGAGCACCTGCAGAAGCAGCTCAAAAGCTTTAGATATTCATATTTTGACTTTTTCGCTGTTTTTGTCGATTTATTTGACAATCCATTAAAATACG GCTTTAAGGAAGTGAAGAGTGCATGCTGCGGCAGTGGTCCTTTCCGAGGAACAAACAGCTGCGGAGGGAGGTGGGGAATAAAAGAATACGAGCTTTGTGGCAATCCACAAGATTATTCCTTCTTTGACTCCGTTCATCCAACTCAAGCTGCCAACCAGCAGTTCGCGGAGCTCATCTGGGCTGGACCCTCCAATGTTACTGGCCCTTATAATCTCAAGTCACTTTTTCAGCTTTCATTGTAA